Proteins from a single region of Equus asinus isolate D_3611 breed Donkey chromosome 17, EquAss-T2T_v2, whole genome shotgun sequence:
- the CD82 gene encoding CD82 antigen — MASACIKITKYFLFLFNLLFFILGAMILGFGVWVLADRSSFISVLQTSSSSLKVGAYVFITVGAVTMLMGFLGCIGAIREVRCLLGLYITFLLLIFIAQVTAGVLFYLNMGKLKQEMGGIVSQLIQNYQDGQEDSLQEAWDYVQAQVKCCGWASFYNWTDNAALMNRTNITFPCSCKRREEDSDTLERRGFCEAPRNATQSGNSPEDWPVYREGCMERVEAWLQENLGIVLGVCVGVAVIELLGMLLSICLCRHVHSEDYSKVPKY, encoded by the exons atcctgggtgccatGATCCTGGGCTTCGGCGTGTGGGTCCTGGCCGACAGGAGCAGCTTCATCTCTGTCCTGC AGACCTCGTCCAGCTCACTCAAGGTGGGCGCCTACGTCTTCATCACCGTGGGTGCCGTCACCATGCTCATGGGCTTCCTGGGCTGCATCGGCGCCATCCGGGAGGTCCGCTGCCTGCTGGGGCTG TATATCACCTTCCTCCTGCTGATCTTCATCGCCCAGGTGACGGCCGGGGTCCTCTTCTACCTAAACATGGGCAAG CTGAAGCAGGAGATGGGCGGCATCGTGAGCCAGCTCATCCAGAACTACCAGGACGGCCAGGAGGACAGCCTGCAGGAAGCCTGGGACTACGTGCAGGCCCAG GTGAAGTGCTGCGGCTGGGCCAGCTTCTACAACTGGACCGACAACGCGGCGCTCATGAACCGTACCAacatcaccttcccctgctcctgcaagaggagggaggaagacagcGACACCCTGGAGAGGCGGGGCTTCTGCGAGGCCCCACGCAACGCCACCCAGAGCGGCAATAGCCCCGAGGACTGGCCCGTGTACAGAGAG GGCTGCATGGAGAGGGTGGAGGCGTGGCTGCAGGAGAACCTGGGCATCGTCCTGGGCGTGTGTGTGGGCGTCGCTGTCATCGAG CTCCTGGGGATGCTCCTGTCCATCTGCTTGTGCCGGCACGTCCATTCCGAAGACTACAGCAAGGTCCCCAAGTACTGA